The Sphingomonas sp. genome contains a region encoding:
- a CDS encoding response regulator transcription factor, giving the protein MLTRVSSGRAPARGSAPIRILLVDDHMLLREGVRAVVSTQSDMAIAGEASGGAEAIEAYARLQPDLVLMDLQMADMSGLDAITAIRAASPDARIIVLTTYSGDGRAIKALRAGAMGYLLKASLRNQLLEAIRSVHHGGKHLDASVATAIALHVLDEDLTEREVSVLTLAAWGNSNKQIAARLTLSEETVKGHMKALFAKLGANDRTHAVTIAAKRGLIEL; this is encoded by the coding sequence ATGTTGACCAGGGTTTCCAGCGGGCGTGCGCCGGCACGCGGCTCCGCGCCGATCCGCATCCTGCTGGTCGACGATCACATGCTGCTGCGCGAAGGCGTGCGCGCCGTCGTCTCCACCCAGAGCGACATGGCGATCGCCGGCGAGGCAAGCGGCGGCGCCGAGGCGATCGAGGCCTATGCACGGTTGCAACCCGACCTGGTGCTGATGGACCTGCAGATGGCGGATATGTCTGGCCTCGACGCGATTACCGCGATCCGCGCGGCATCCCCCGATGCCCGGATCATCGTGCTGACGACCTATTCGGGCGATGGCCGTGCGATCAAGGCGCTGCGGGCCGGGGCGATGGGCTATCTGCTCAAGGCCAGCCTGCGCAACCAACTGCTCGAGGCGATCCGCTCGGTCCATCACGGCGGCAAGCATCTTGACGCCAGCGTGGCGACCGCGATCGCGCTGCACGTCCTCGACGAGGACCTGACCGAACGCGAAGTCTCGGTGCTGACGCTCGCCGCCTGGGGCAATTCGAACAAGCAGATCGCCGCCCGGCTCACGCTGTCCGAGGAAACGGTGAAGGGCCATATGAAAGCGCTGTTCGCCAAGCTCGGCGCCAATGATCGCACCCATGCCGTGACGATCGCGGCAAAGCGCGGGCTGATCGAACTCTAG